A genomic window from Pyxicephalus adspersus chromosome 2, UCB_Pads_2.0, whole genome shotgun sequence includes:
- the LOC140322468 gene encoding vasopressin V2 receptor-like, with the protein MAHFSMMKNLSCHFKENLNSSENGFQNYEKNTRNESEVASWSERDKQLAYTEISMLGIIFMAAMVVNVMIILVLWNRRKNLSRMYVFMLHLSLADLFVAFFQVLPQLMWDITDVFIGPDPLCRIIKFLQLVGMFASMYMIVAMTVDRFQAICYPIVIYQKRRALWNTAVCTSCAISFIFSIPQAFIFSKTEIAPGIFECWALFTEPWGLKAYVTWIGIAIFFFPVAILIACQIRICKTIKNNVCMKQRKEFVKSCPLKAVLNQARNTGSISKARIKTVRMTVVTVASYILCWAPFFIVQMWAAWSTAPPKGALFTILMLLGNLNSCVNPWIYTRMYFCGHISSCKKQLTYFTQYISSHGEFVITSYFNVRTKELDVRGTIVKRWNFNRASYTFAIQRMTDTCRRQKCYFRRRGYIMKEGPKWS; encoded by the exons ATGGCACACTTTTCTATGATGAAGAACCTTTCttgtcattttaaagaaaatctcaATTCTTCAGAGAATGGTTttcaaaactatgaaaaaaacacaagaaatgagTCAGAAGTAGCTAGCTGGTCTGAGAGAGACAAACAGTTGGCTTATACTGAAATATCCATGCTTGGGATCATTTTTATGGCAGCCATGGTTGTAAATGTAATGATCATTTTGGTTTTGTGGAACAGGAGGAAGAATTTGTCACGGATGTACGTGTTTATGCTTCACTTAAGCTTGGCTGACTTATTTGTGGCATTTTTTCAAGTTCTTCCACAACTGATGTGGGATATTACAGATGTCTTCATTGGCCCGGACCCACTGTGTCGTATCATTAAGTTTTTACAATTGGTTGGAATGTTTGCCTCTATGTACATGATAGTGGCAATGACCGTGGATAGGTTTCAAGCCATTTGCTAccccatagtcatatatcaaaaGAGAAGAGCTCTTTGGAACACTGCAGTCTGCACAAGCTGcgcaatttcttttattttcagtattccCCAGGCTTTTATTTTCTCTAAGACAGAGATTGCTCCTGGCATCTTTGAATGCTGGGCACTGTTCACGGAACCTTGGGGATTAAAAGCATACGTGACCTGGATTGGTATAgccattttcttctttccagTTGCCATACTTATTGCATGCCAAATTAGAATTTGCAAAACTATCAAAAACAATGTATGCATGAAGCAACGGAAAGAATTTGTAAAGTCATGTCCACTGAAAGCTGTATTGAACCAGGCAAGGAACACTGGCAGTATATCAAAAGCCAGGATTAAGACAGTTAGAATGACTGTAGTCACTGTTGCTTCCTATATCCTGTGTTGGGCTCCGTTCTTTATTGTACAAATGTGGGCTGCATGGTCTACAGCTCCTCCAAAAG GTGCTCTATTTACAATTCTAATGCTTCTGGGAAACCTGAACAGCTGTGTCAATCCATGGATATATACCCGTATGTATTTTTGTGGTCATATTTCAAGCTGTAAAAAACAATTAACTTACTTCACACAATATATCTCATCTCATGGGGAATTTGTCATAACAAGCTACTTTAATGTAAGAACCAAGGAATTAGACGTCAGAGGTACTATTGTGAAGAGGTGGAATTTTAACCGAGCAAGCTACACGTTTGCCATTCAAAGGATGACTGATACATGTAGGAGACAGAAATGCTACTTTAGAAGAAGGGGCTATATCATGAAAGAAGGACCAAAATGGAGCTAA